A single Vespula vulgaris chromosome 3, iyVesVulg1.1, whole genome shotgun sequence DNA region contains:
- the LOC127062571 gene encoding coagulation factor VII isoform X1 translates to MRPRRKHAPASTTRSPTARSSSLLSSSSSAMINRITFVLLPFFLVASSYSLEDTLIANQSSTVTVNDDGWIDSISRETITEQSPKTGSSKLSYFTNWSEWSVCDRHCSQNRVRRCMTKSQCGTTVLREERTCEHKRKGRRRRCKQRQHRGRWKTDKFHVVQLPKEAAPRHGKRRGTDVKDQSSNHYGKWSKWSPCTRLCTTQRHRWCRKPGICGRDVIRESAYCYVEGSFCQRWIHRKIRGSREEDNDDVILDEYELNPNVVDSFVPEKTQPTWKCGVVNPQKNSRLSYFTRIIGGRPVVPGAWPWQVAVLNKFHEAFCGGTLVSPKWVLTAAHCIRKRLYVRIGEHDLTVKEGTELELRVDSVVIHPEYDADTVDNDVAMLRLPVNLTPSPSRGIACLPAPKQLLPTNQLCTILGWGKSRVTDDFGTDILHEAKIPIVSPETCRQVYVDYSITDNMFCAGYRRGKMDSCAGDSGGPLLCRDPRKPDHSWTIFGITSFGEGCGKRGKFGIYAKLPNYVRWITRVMKQDDERN, encoded by the exons ATGCGTCCGCGACGGAAGCACGCGCCCGCTTCGACGACGCGCTCGCCCACCGCGAGATCCTCCTCACTGTTATCCTCTTCGTCCTCAGCTATGATCAACAGGATCACGTTCGTTCTACTTCCGTTCTTCCTGGTCGCCTCGAGCTACTCGCTCGAGGATACTTTG ATTGCGAATCAGAGTTCTACTGTGACTGTAAATGACGACGGCTGGATAGATTCGATCAGTCGGGAAACAATCACGGAGCAATCTCCAAAAAccg GATCCTCgaaattatcttattttactAATTGGAGCGAGTGGTCGGTCTGCGATCGACATTGTTCACAAAATCGTGTTAGAAGATGCATGACGAAGAGTCAATGTGGGACCACTGTTCTTAGA GAAGAACGTACTTGCGAgcacaaaagaaaaggacgtaGAAGAAGATGCAAGCAACGTCAACATCGGGGACGGTGGAAAACGGATAAATTTCACGTTGTACAG TTGCCAAAGGAAGCCGCACCTAGACACGGTAAAAGAAGAGGTACCGATGTCAAGGATCAATCTAGCAATCATTATGGGAAATGGAGCAAATGGTCTCCATGCACAAGGTTATGCACTACGCAACGTCACAG GTGGTGTAGAAAACCTGGCATCTGTGGTCGCGACGTAATACGAGAGAGTGCCTATTGTTACGTCGAGGGTAGCTTTTGCCAAAGATGGATACATCGAAAAATTCGTGGGAGTCGAGAGGAAGATAACGATG ACGTGATACTGGACGAGTACGAATTGAATCCAAACGTCGTCGACAGTTTCGTTCCTGAGAAAACTCAGCCAACTTGGAAATGCGGAGTTGTGAATCCTCAGAAAAATTCAAGGCTTTCTTATTTCACTCGAATCATCGGTGGTCGTCCAGTTGTTCCAGGAGCTTGGCCATGGCAGGTGGCTGTATTGAATAAATTTCAT GAAGCATTTTGCGGAGGAACTCTGGTCTCTCCGAAATGGGTCTTGACTGCCGCCCACTGCATAAGAAAACGCTTGTACGTTCGTATCGGTGAACACGATTTAACGGTGAAGGAGGGCACTGAACTGGAGCTCAGG GTGGACTCGGTAGTAATACATCCAGAATACGATGCTGATACCGTCGATAACGACGTTGCTATGTTACGTCTTCCAGTTAATTTGACTCCTTCTCCCTCGAGAGGGATCGCCTGTCTTCCAGCGCCAAAACAACTTTTGCCGACGAATCAGTTGTGCACCATTTTAGGTTGGGGCAAGTCCAGAGTGACCGATGATTTTGGTACAGACATTCTTCACGAGGCTAAG ATACCTATAGTTTCCCCAGAAACTTGCCGACAAGTTTACGTGGACTACAGCATAACTGACAATATGTTTTGTGCCGGTTATCGTCGTGGAAAAATGGATTCCTGTGCGGGTGACAGTGGTGGACCTTTGCTGTGCAGAGATCCTCGAAAACCCGATCACAGTTGGACTATTTTCGGCATTACCAGTTTCGGGGAAGGTTGTGGCAAACGTGGAAAATTCGGGATTTATGCCAAATTGCCCAATTACGTTAGATGGATTACGAGAGTCATGAAACAGGACGATGAACGTAATTAA
- the LOC127062571 gene encoding plasminogen isoform X2, producing the protein MVLVEGTKNIIRFRGSNIANQSSTVTVNDDGWIDSISRETITEQSPKTGSSKLSYFTNWSEWSVCDRHCSQNRVRRCMTKSQCGTTVLREERTCEHKRKGRRRRCKQRQHRGRWKTDKFHVVQLPKEAAPRHGKRRGTDVKDQSSNHYGKWSKWSPCTRLCTTQRHRWCRKPGICGRDVIRESAYCYVEGSFCQRWIHRKIRGSREEDNDDVILDEYELNPNVVDSFVPEKTQPTWKCGVVNPQKNSRLSYFTRIIGGRPVVPGAWPWQVAVLNKFHEAFCGGTLVSPKWVLTAAHCIRKRLYVRIGEHDLTVKEGTELELRVDSVVIHPEYDADTVDNDVAMLRLPVNLTPSPSRGIACLPAPKQLLPTNQLCTILGWGKSRVTDDFGTDILHEAKIPIVSPETCRQVYVDYSITDNMFCAGYRRGKMDSCAGDSGGPLLCRDPRKPDHSWTIFGITSFGEGCGKRGKFGIYAKLPNYVRWITRVMKQDDERN; encoded by the exons ATGGTGTTGGTCGAAGGGACTAAAAATATCATTCGGTTCCGCGGTAGCAAC ATTGCGAATCAGAGTTCTACTGTGACTGTAAATGACGACGGCTGGATAGATTCGATCAGTCGGGAAACAATCACGGAGCAATCTCCAAAAAccg GATCCTCgaaattatcttattttactAATTGGAGCGAGTGGTCGGTCTGCGATCGACATTGTTCACAAAATCGTGTTAGAAGATGCATGACGAAGAGTCAATGTGGGACCACTGTTCTTAGA GAAGAACGTACTTGCGAgcacaaaagaaaaggacgtaGAAGAAGATGCAAGCAACGTCAACATCGGGGACGGTGGAAAACGGATAAATTTCACGTTGTACAG TTGCCAAAGGAAGCCGCACCTAGACACGGTAAAAGAAGAGGTACCGATGTCAAGGATCAATCTAGCAATCATTATGGGAAATGGAGCAAATGGTCTCCATGCACAAGGTTATGCACTACGCAACGTCACAG GTGGTGTAGAAAACCTGGCATCTGTGGTCGCGACGTAATACGAGAGAGTGCCTATTGTTACGTCGAGGGTAGCTTTTGCCAAAGATGGATACATCGAAAAATTCGTGGGAGTCGAGAGGAAGATAACGATG ACGTGATACTGGACGAGTACGAATTGAATCCAAACGTCGTCGACAGTTTCGTTCCTGAGAAAACTCAGCCAACTTGGAAATGCGGAGTTGTGAATCCTCAGAAAAATTCAAGGCTTTCTTATTTCACTCGAATCATCGGTGGTCGTCCAGTTGTTCCAGGAGCTTGGCCATGGCAGGTGGCTGTATTGAATAAATTTCAT GAAGCATTTTGCGGAGGAACTCTGGTCTCTCCGAAATGGGTCTTGACTGCCGCCCACTGCATAAGAAAACGCTTGTACGTTCGTATCGGTGAACACGATTTAACGGTGAAGGAGGGCACTGAACTGGAGCTCAGG GTGGACTCGGTAGTAATACATCCAGAATACGATGCTGATACCGTCGATAACGACGTTGCTATGTTACGTCTTCCAGTTAATTTGACTCCTTCTCCCTCGAGAGGGATCGCCTGTCTTCCAGCGCCAAAACAACTTTTGCCGACGAATCAGTTGTGCACCATTTTAGGTTGGGGCAAGTCCAGAGTGACCGATGATTTTGGTACAGACATTCTTCACGAGGCTAAG ATACCTATAGTTTCCCCAGAAACTTGCCGACAAGTTTACGTGGACTACAGCATAACTGACAATATGTTTTGTGCCGGTTATCGTCGTGGAAAAATGGATTCCTGTGCGGGTGACAGTGGTGGACCTTTGCTGTGCAGAGATCCTCGAAAACCCGATCACAGTTGGACTATTTTCGGCATTACCAGTTTCGGGGAAGGTTGTGGCAAACGTGGAAAATTCGGGATTTATGCCAAATTGCCCAATTACGTTAGATGGATTACGAGAGTCATGAAACAGGACGATGAACGTAATTAA
- the LOC127062571 gene encoding trypsin isoform X3 — protein MTKSQCGTTVLREERTCEHKRKGRRRRCKQRQHRGRWKTDKFHVVQLPKEAAPRHGKRRGTDVKDQSSNHYGKWSKWSPCTRLCTTQRHRWCRKPGICGRDVIRESAYCYVEGSFCQRWIHRKIRGSREEDNDDVILDEYELNPNVVDSFVPEKTQPTWKCGVVNPQKNSRLSYFTRIIGGRPVVPGAWPWQVAVLNKFHEAFCGGTLVSPKWVLTAAHCIRKRLYVRIGEHDLTVKEGTELELRVDSVVIHPEYDADTVDNDVAMLRLPVNLTPSPSRGIACLPAPKQLLPTNQLCTILGWGKSRVTDDFGTDILHEAKIPIVSPETCRQVYVDYSITDNMFCAGYRRGKMDSCAGDSGGPLLCRDPRKPDHSWTIFGITSFGEGCGKRGKFGIYAKLPNYVRWITRVMKQDDERN, from the exons ATGACGAAGAGTCAATGTGGGACCACTGTTCTTAGA GAAGAACGTACTTGCGAgcacaaaagaaaaggacgtaGAAGAAGATGCAAGCAACGTCAACATCGGGGACGGTGGAAAACGGATAAATTTCACGTTGTACAG TTGCCAAAGGAAGCCGCACCTAGACACGGTAAAAGAAGAGGTACCGATGTCAAGGATCAATCTAGCAATCATTATGGGAAATGGAGCAAATGGTCTCCATGCACAAGGTTATGCACTACGCAACGTCACAG GTGGTGTAGAAAACCTGGCATCTGTGGTCGCGACGTAATACGAGAGAGTGCCTATTGTTACGTCGAGGGTAGCTTTTGCCAAAGATGGATACATCGAAAAATTCGTGGGAGTCGAGAGGAAGATAACGATG ACGTGATACTGGACGAGTACGAATTGAATCCAAACGTCGTCGACAGTTTCGTTCCTGAGAAAACTCAGCCAACTTGGAAATGCGGAGTTGTGAATCCTCAGAAAAATTCAAGGCTTTCTTATTTCACTCGAATCATCGGTGGTCGTCCAGTTGTTCCAGGAGCTTGGCCATGGCAGGTGGCTGTATTGAATAAATTTCAT GAAGCATTTTGCGGAGGAACTCTGGTCTCTCCGAAATGGGTCTTGACTGCCGCCCACTGCATAAGAAAACGCTTGTACGTTCGTATCGGTGAACACGATTTAACGGTGAAGGAGGGCACTGAACTGGAGCTCAGG GTGGACTCGGTAGTAATACATCCAGAATACGATGCTGATACCGTCGATAACGACGTTGCTATGTTACGTCTTCCAGTTAATTTGACTCCTTCTCCCTCGAGAGGGATCGCCTGTCTTCCAGCGCCAAAACAACTTTTGCCGACGAATCAGTTGTGCACCATTTTAGGTTGGGGCAAGTCCAGAGTGACCGATGATTTTGGTACAGACATTCTTCACGAGGCTAAG ATACCTATAGTTTCCCCAGAAACTTGCCGACAAGTTTACGTGGACTACAGCATAACTGACAATATGTTTTGTGCCGGTTATCGTCGTGGAAAAATGGATTCCTGTGCGGGTGACAGTGGTGGACCTTTGCTGTGCAGAGATCCTCGAAAACCCGATCACAGTTGGACTATTTTCGGCATTACCAGTTTCGGGGAAGGTTGTGGCAAACGTGGAAAATTCGGGATTTATGCCAAATTGCCCAATTACGTTAGATGGATTACGAGAGTCATGAAACAGGACGATGAACGTAATTAA